CTAACCCAGTTTTGAGACCCTACCCTCGCTTTTGAAATCGTAACCCGAGCCTAAGCCAGGGTCGAAAACCCCGATTTGAAACGTTTCCCCCGCCCCCACTTGAAATCCTCGAGTGGCGACTTTGACTTtccggcgccgcgacgagctCGGCTTTGCGTTCGCAGGTGTCCGAGTGCCAGGACCAAACCGCGGGCCCGCCGGCGGAGTCGGGCGAGGGCATCGTCGGCGCGCTCATGATGGTCATGCAGAAGCGGAGTAAAGTCATTCATTCGTCAGGTACGGTTTGCACCGGGGGGGGGTCCGAGCCGAGGGGGGGGCAACAAAAGACAGACACGTGTCGATGTTCTCTTGCAGATGAAAGCGAAGACGACGGCGGCGATgatgaagacgacgacgacgaatgGGATGACTGACGCTCGTTCCGCATTCCTTCGAGGCAGACGCGACACTTTTTTGTCACGTCGCGAGTTTTTTCGACAATAAAAATCCCgtcaagaaataaaaacagagcAGACGTCGTTCCACTTTTTATAACAATgcactgtacataaaaaaaaaaaaatgtttagattTGTGCAAACATCCCACATTTCCCACCACCACTGAGAAAAGTGCATCACCGTTGGGCACGTCTTCGCCACGCAGACGCTTGAAGGGGTCGGAGGTCACGACAGCACGATGGGGGGGCGACATCCAGACGCGGGATATTAATATTCGACGGCCCGCGGGAGGGCGGAGAAGCGCGACAAACGACATCCGGAAGCATGCAAACGCCGATGAAACGTCATCGTTAGCAGTATTCCACTGGccgtgtatatattatattcacAATCAATATATTACATTTGTTTCCGACATACTCAAAATCAGCACGCTCGTGGTTCGGCCGGTCGTTACGTGACTCGTCGGCCacgttggaagaaaaaaaaaaaaaaaaaaatgctcgccTCAagtgatctgaaaaaaaaataaaattaaattaaaattcgGTGCATACTCGCATatacactactcacaaaaatTTTGGGATATTCGTTCAACTTGCGGGTAAAATTTCACAACAGCCAAAAATGCCGTTTGGTTGtggatttcaaaaaaaaatctgttatgaATTTTGACGTTCAGCTCCTCGTTGAGCAAAAAGTAGTGAAACGGGGACTCGTGCGTTTAAATGTTGaattagccatccattttcttagccgcttatcctcacgagggtcgcggggagcgctggagcctatcccagctattaacgGGCAggaccctcaactggtcgccagccaatcttgcagggcacatagagacaaacagtcgcactcacaatcacacctaggggcaatttagagtgtccaattaaggttgaatgtttttgggatgtgggaggacacccgagtgcccgaagaaaacccacgcagggatggggagaagaTATCACAGCACTCAGATGGAcaaattgttgtattttaaaaagcaacTAAAATTACATCAGAGTCCCttacagtagttgtgaaactcttttTCGATGGCATCAGCATGACCGTAGtttactgccccctggtggctgtttcgcacacaccagaaggagacaCAATGACTAAATCGCAATGCACAATTTGATCATGTTTTATATAGGTACAAAattatagagtgctattttccttattaagaatccatccatccatccattttcttagccgcttatccccacaagggtcgtgggagtgctggagcctatcccagccgttattgggcaggaggcgggatgcaccctgaactggtcgccggccatagagacaaacagccacactcacaatcccacctcggggcaatttcgagtgtccaaacaaatgttgcatgtttttgggatgtgggagtaaaccggagcgCATgccaaaactccacacaggcggctccgggatggaacccgggacctcagaactgtgaggccaacgctttactggcTGACCCAGCGTGTCGCCATGTTGAATTGATCGAATTCATCGCCTCCATTTTAACATGAACTGATAGTAACGATAACATTTAGGAGGCCCCCCAGCTCAGTGGTTTGGTAAATCTGGGGTGGTGAGTTCGCGTCCCACTTGGGCCTCCGCTCCCCGAcgcaaaaactgtgccaagcaaatGTGAGCGTTTTGCAGTGGCGACCCTCAACGGGACAAACCGAGTTGAGTAAACTTACTTCCCTGTAGCGACAACATTGAGTGTTCTAAGCAACACTCCATTACATGCTAGCAAAATGGCAGCAGCGGCGGCTAACGTGGGCTTGTTTAGCATCGTTAGCTATTCTCTCGCAGCTGGatatgcgcccccccccccccccccgaaagaCTATTTATCGCGGCTACGCACTCCTTTTACACTTCCAGCCCATTACGAGTGGCCACGTTTGAGAATCGCGCTCGGACTCGAGGGTGGAGGAGGATTCGCGACGTGAGCGACGCTCAAATCTTGGGAGCGGTTTTAAGGTTCCGGCGCAAAGATGCATTTGAGGTTCCTTCTGAAATTTCCCGCAAAAGCCCAAAATCCCAAACTTTCACGTCACAGTAGTCATGTGGTTGTGCGAGGAATAGACTGCGGTTGGTctggaaggcaaaaaaaaaaaaaaaaaccctcccaaaaagtaaaaaaaaatcaaaatggactTCCGTTGTGACTACCCTAACCTGAACTGGAAAGCTTAGACGACAACTAGACTGGAACCATTGGAATGCGCTCATCGGTGGGCTGTGCCgtccgcgaaaaaaaaaaaaaaaatggagccacTCGTAGGCAGGAGACAAAAACCACCGGCGTGGCACTCGAACGGCGACTGCCAAACCAAATGGAGGAGATGCACCAACATGCATGAACGACACCAAGAAAAGTCCGGACGGGCACAATTCAGAGGACTCGAGCGCCCTAACCCAGCCCTCGCTCCCGGGCCTCCGCGTGCCGCCGGCTGGTGCGCTTGCGCTGCGGTTGCCTTTTGGGACCCGACTGGTCCCAGTAGGACTGGCAGTACTGGTTGATCAGTCTGATCTCGGGCGGGAACGGCGTGGAAGCGAGCGAGGACGGCGCCGCGCGAGTCTCGggctcttcctcttcctcttcctcccgaGCGCTGAGAGCCAAGACGATGTCTCGGTCGAGGATGCGCAGCGCCACGCGGGCCACCGTGTGCTTGAAGTTGTTCTCCGTGGCCAGGCAGTGGTACAGACCCGCGTCCGACGCGTTCAGGGACTTGAGGAGGATGCCGTGGTTGGTCTTCAGGACGTCTCCCGCACGGTTCAGCTGGAGATGGAAACGGTGAGAAAAGAGACGCTCGAAGACTGCCGGATACGAACTTTTTCTTCCATAGACAGTCGTGTCGTGCCTTGACCtatcccatctatctatctatctctctttttatctatctatctatctatctctatctatctatctatctatctatctatctctctttttctatctatctatctatctatctatctatctctctctctttttctatctatctatctatgtctctctctttttctatctatctatgtctctctctttttctctatctatctatctatctctctatctatctatcgatctatctatctatctatctatctatcgatctatctatctatctctctatctatctatctatccatccatctctatctgtctctctctatctgtctgtctctctctctctatctatctatgtctctctctttttctctatctatctatctatctatctatctctctttttctctatctatctctctctctttttctctatctatctatctatctatctatctatctatctatctatctatctctctctctatctctctctctttttctctatctatctatctatctatctatctatctatctatctatctatctatctatctatctatctatctatctatctatctatctctctctctttttctatctatctatctatgtctctctctctttttctatctatctatctatctatctatctatgcatCCTCGGCAGAGAATGACGATTATTACTTCTGAGGCATTATGAGTTCTCATACCAGCTCCATATCTATGCACACGTCTGTGTTACATTGCCACCAAGTGGCCAAGATGCACACAACAGAAGGAACAGCACAATATCCGCTGAATCGAATGAAATTGTCatcaaagttacatttttttccattacgtAATTACTCTTATGTTTTTATACAGCACatacagcagtcactcacatttgaaaaatgcacaggtgtggtccaccagtcatgcccgcagatataaagatGCGAGTGTGTGttccgtttgtaattatgagtgtacacctttaagagcagaggggggtggtgtcatgtaaactaggaagtagaagttggCTGAGcagagactgtgtgcttccgtgtttaaaaaaaaaaaaaaaaaaaaaaaggcgtcaggctgtggttcactgcggttgatcggttttcacgtgcgctgagtgtgtgacgagtgcgcaattgcgcagcggCGCAGCTTAGAGGTGACATtggtcaaaactacacaaaataaatgacgtctttcaatatataTGTAGTTCTACTTgcaacaaattttatgcgcgtgctcgactgtgcagattagcGAGTGCCGCGTACGTGCCCATTCAGCAAAATAcgtcatatttttgggaaaaatatggACAAGGAATTAGTGACTCTTGCCTTGTCACGCCAATTTTGACCAAGACAAATGGCGACATGTTGGAAGTTGGCCAGGTTTAGCCACCTGACACTCGATCAGAGCATGCATGGACGGTGTAAGTACGCGATAAACAGTTAGCAATGTCACCGGAGGGAGTAGAAATCGTGTGAAAAGATGACGGGGGTGAAGGACCAacagcatgtaaaaaaaactacaactgTAGAAACGCTCACGCCGCCTTTCTCAGCGGAAAAAGCGAGAAAGAGCCGGACCCGGCcgttgttttggggttttttttgccgCAGGGCTCCGTCCCAATCCCACGCAAATTGTGCGGCATTGGTTGGctcaccactttccttttgCCGTCCCTCTGGAAAAGCCACTTGACGCTGGCCTGGGGAGAGCGAGGCTGACACTCCAAAAAGGTGCTGCTGCCTTTCACGCCGAACTGCACCGTTTCTCGCAGACGTTTCTCCACTGAATGTACACACAGACGGAGGTACAGTatttttagtattattattattataacgtgcatgtttttggactgcGGGAGCTCGGCCGGAggacccagagaaaagccacgcaagcacggatCCCCGACAAATATGTAAATTGCGTTTTAACAATTCAAATATGCGACTTTTGTACATTGAATTTCAACGTTGAAAGGAATAAAAGGAATGTAACATAAGTTTTAGGATTGTTTTgcaattttaaatacattttttaaaaaatgcagtattttttaacgttcaacttttcatttttaagccAGTAtctagtaccgtaatttccggcctataagccgcgactttttttccacacgctttcaacgctgcggtttatgcggcgatgtggctcatttgtgcattttttctaacggccgcaagggggcactcgagcggaaaaggtaagcaagagaccggtggaatacatgtgccgaggaagtgacttttaccggccctgttagccctgcgctggcgtgttgctgctgtgttactggcgtgtctcagtgatatttactggtaagttttattttaagcgGCCCTGGTATCATtagcgctagtgctaacgctagcgttaaactctttctgtgtagcgtccttctttgtaaatatctcgtgtttcaatgtggccacttgcggcttatacacagccgcggcgtacgtatgtaccaaatggtatttcctttacaaatgcactcggtgaggcttgtaaccaggtgccctctgcaggccgggaaatGACGGTACTAAAGCTACGTTAGCTGCCAAAACAATTGTGAGTTGTTAGCACAGTCGCCACCTTTTTTTCAACTGACAGCTATTTCTTGATTAATAATTGAGGTGAAAGGTTAccaatttttaccggccctgttagcgctgtgctagcttgGTCCTgcgtacgtaccaaatggtatttcctttacaaatgcactcggtgaggcttgtaaccaggcgccctctgcaggccgggaaatGACGGTACTAAAGCTACGTTAGCTGCCAAAACAATTGTGAGTTGTTAGCACAGTCGCCACCTTTTTTTCAACTGGCAGCTATTTCTTGATTAATAATTGAGGTGAAAGGTTACCAAttttcaccggccctgttagcgctgtgctagcgtgttgctgcgtacctaccaaatggtatttcctttacaaatgcactcggtgaggcttgtaaccaggcgccctctgcaggccgggaaatGACGGTAATAACTTGTTGCTTTGGAGCTTTGTCTGtcatttcttcatattttaattgCAGTTTAATTGACGATCATtcggacagaaaaaaaaaaaaacagacctagCGCTAACTGTtcgagaatgagaaaagtaaatctttccatACCAAAGATGAAATATGGATGTCGCATGAAACTGTAGCACGACAGCCCAGATTTTGAATTCAAAAAGGGGTTCTAAGTTTGAACATTTGAACTTTTTCATCAAGTGAGCTTTGAATTGATGATGAAATTCATTTCGAAGTTTCCCCCGCGCAGCCGACCGACCTTTGGCGTTAAATCCCCGACACTGTCTGAGGGGGTCGCCGTGCTTGACGTcctgcctcctgctcctcctgcgGCagagagcagaaaaaaaagcgGCGTGAGCGCTCGCCGCCGTCGGCGTTTTTCCGGCGACGAACGCGGGCGCCACCTCTTGGTGGAGGGCGTGAAGGCCGAGCAGCTCTCGCCGTCCCAGGCGCAGTACGGGTCGCGGGCCAGGCAGCAGTCGGAGCAGGCCCGGCCGTACGCCCCGCAGCGGTGCAGCGAAACCTGCGTCAAGCCCGCGTCCGACGACACGTACAGCTGTTGCTGCGGGGCGTCAGGTCAGAGGTCACACACCCGAGAGGCGAGCCGCAATGCGAgacgtgacgtgacgtgacAGGACGCTTACCCGTTTGGACGAGATCTTCATGGTTTTGACCGGGGCTCTGCTCTGTGGAACAcggcaaacaaaaacatttggaccGGACGTCGACGGCAACGGCGGCCAAAATGGACGTACCCGGAAAACTTCCACTTCCTCCAGCGTGAGCTCCTCCATCTTGGTGGGGTCTTTGGGCAGAACTATGACTTTCTGGATGGTGCCGCGATCTGAGGAGAGTCCAGAATCCTGCTCAGAATAGCCGTGCCGTGAGATATGAGGTTCATTTCTCGCGTCAGAACGCAAAATCATCTTTCACTGGGAAAAGTTAATAAAcgaatgaaaatgacattcatCTTCTCCgtgccacagaaaaaaaaattgcactcaaatgtcctgatttttaaaaagagtACTGGTAAAAACATAAGTGAATAGAATAAAAAGAACTACATCGTTTGACAGTCACGATTTAATACCGCAATCCAATTCATGGTGCTACTCCTTTCGGTGTGCTCACCTTGTCACGCAGTCACGAACAAATAATAAAAGCACATCTTCTACTAGTGCTGAAAGATGCTgttggattaattttttttttattagtggcTAAAGAATACAGGCCACGGTCCATTGTTATACTGTCTATAAGTGTTGCTCCACCCTTTGTATTCGAAATGCGTGGCTTTAAAAATTGTGACTATTGATGATGAACGGCTAGCGTATCATGTGTTTTGCGTTGTTAGCGCTAAGCTAGGCGGACATTAATAGTGCAAAGCTATGTGGTTCGTTGAAATACACAAAGGTGTAAATCCCTTTGTTTGGTCCGGCAGCCAACGTGGACTGGACTGACTTGACGTCAAATCAACGTCCCCAGTTGAAATCAATTCAAATCCAGTTGTGACCATCACGAGGTATTTATGTGTTTTCAAATGACGGAAAATAGAGCATCAGACCCGAAATGTTAAGCAGCACGTCTGTGAAGACTCGCCGACATGCAAATCGGTTCACTCTTCGAGAAATGACTCGATGTCTCGATTTGTTGCAAAAACCGCCAAACGTCATCCAAGACAAAAGAGCCCAGTTGCGACTGAGTCACTGCTCCGAGAAAAAAATTAGCAGCGGTGCGATCAGAGAAACGGTTTTGTGCTtctgccccctcccccaccccccccccgcccccgccccatGAGCTACTTGCGACATCACGGATTTCAAAAATGCCCTCCAGTAATTTTGCGACCTCACCTGTGCCCAGAAAGAGGACCTCGTAGCGTCCATCCACCGcgtccacctgatccaccgccAGGGCTGTGAAGCGGTAGTCCACGCCGGTCCTCACCACCAGGGGGCGCCGGTGGACGGGATACACCGCGCGGAACATGAGGGGATGGGCCCGGATGAAGTTGACGGCCTCGTCCGAGAAGCTCTTGGAGGAGTGGATCCCGGGGGTGAAGGTTCCTCCCGGGCACTGCGCGGCAAACAACTTTGGTTTTTGGCGCCCGCGGAAGCGCCGAGGACGGCGGGCGACCGAGACCCACCGTTCCCGGCCGAGGGTACGGAATCTTGCCGTTGTACTCGGTCCATTGGTAGTTGTGGCCGTGCTTGTGGGCGAACGGCCCGTTGAAGACGTTGCGGACGTCGGCCATGGAGTACACGCAGACCGCCGAGCCCTTGAACACGGAGCTGAACGCAAAACCACATTTGACAGGACTTGGAAAAGAATATTTCGAACTGGCGGtgcgaaaaaaaacaatattaaaaacaatccgTTCCAAAACAATGCCGGTCCCAAAAGGACGAGGcaaaggtgtaaaaaaaaaaaattcaaaatggaatCCGACCCGAGGTAAACGTGCAGCGTGAAatttatgggggaaaaaaatgacaaaatatacacgACCTTTGTTTGCTACCCTAGTTTTAACGTTTTGGTGGGAGGTGGCAAGAAAAATCAGCAATTTTCATTTTCCGATTGCAGCCAAGACGAAGCCCCTTTTTGAAAAAGTCGAAAGGAATAAAAATTGAAAcccactgttaaaaaaaacaaacaaacaaaaaacagccttTGAAAACAATTATGGACTTCAGATTCCAAGATCAAAATTGGGACGCAAGTTTTACGTTTTGAACAAATGAAGCGCAACAAGgtgaaaatgagaatttgtgAGTGTGCTCACCCTGCGGTGGTGAAGAGCGCGAACACCGTCGGGTTCCGCTCGTCCTGCGTCGGCTGAACGAAG
This DNA window, taken from Syngnathoides biaculeatus isolate LvHL_M chromosome 2, ASM1980259v1, whole genome shotgun sequence, encodes the following:
- the LOC133514691 gene encoding semaphorin-3F-like isoform X2 — encoded protein: MTTSGAQLLLVALCVYRVLGLQQSAPRVRLSFKELMETRAARPFSFSFNTSDYRILLMDQDQGRLYLGSREYLVALDMHNVNKEPLIIHWPASAKRKGECQMTGKGRQGECANFVRLIEPWNRTHLYTCGTGAYQPVCTFINRGWRAEDYLFRLVPGYVDSGKGKCSYDPKEENIAVLINGNLYAGVHIDFMSTDAALFRTMGGRSAIRTEQYDSRWLNEPVFVRIQQIPDSAEGNDDKLYFFFREKSLDSSPSVLARVARVCLNDEGGQKSLVNRWTTFLKARLICSVIGDDGVETRFDELRDVFVQPTQDERNPTVFALFTTAGSVFKGSAVCVYSMADVRNVFNGPFAHKHGHNYQWTEYNGKIPYPRPGTCPGGTFTPGIHSSKSFSDEAVNFIRAHPLMFRAVYPVHRRPLVVRTGVDYRFTALAVDQVDAVDGRYEVLFLGTDRGTIQKVIVLPKDPTKMEELTLEEVEVFRSRAPVKTMKISSKRQQLYVSSDAGLTQVSLHRCGAYGRACSDCCLARDPYCAWDGESCSAFTPSTKRRSRRQDVKHGDPLRQCRGFNAKVEKRLRETVQFGVKGSSTFLECQPRSPQASVKWLFQRDGKRKVLNRAGDVLKTNHGILLKSLNASDAGLYHCLATENNFKHTVARVALRILDRDIVLALSAREEEEEEEPETRAAPSSLASTPFPPEIRLINQYCQSYWDQSGPKRQPQRKRTSRRHAEARERGLG
- the LOC133514691 gene encoding semaphorin-3F-like isoform X1, giving the protein MRSSAAGTGLIRQQEVGSARRGKAEAEAEAEAEDSGTASTSEPVQHLHLVSPFPLWSRRRRAVAFLKFAGGGGGNKKKKKGFLYLLPSTKRISRAKGEQSFLLQRFRSPWATCLSVTMTTSGAQLLLVALCVYRVLGLQQSAPRVRLSFKELMETRAARPFSFSFNTSDYRILLMDQDQGRLYLGSREYLVALDMHNVNKEPLIIHWPASAKRKGECQMTGKGRQGECANFVRLIEPWNRTHLYTCGTGAYQPVCTFINRGWRAEDYLFRLVPGYVDSGKGKCSYDPKEENIAVLINGNLYAGVHIDFMSTDAALFRTMGGRSAIRTEQYDSRWLNEPVFVRIQQIPDSAEGNDDKLYFFFREKSLDSSPSVLARVARVCLNDEGGQKSLVNRWTTFLKARLICSVIGDDGVETRFDELRDVFVQPTQDERNPTVFALFTTAGSVFKGSAVCVYSMADVRNVFNGPFAHKHGHNYQWTEYNGKIPYPRPGTCPGGTFTPGIHSSKSFSDEAVNFIRAHPLMFRAVYPVHRRPLVVRTGVDYRFTALAVDQVDAVDGRYEVLFLGTDRGTIQKVIVLPKDPTKMEELTLEEVEVFRSRAPVKTMKISSKRQQLYVSSDAGLTQVSLHRCGAYGRACSDCCLARDPYCAWDGESCSAFTPSTKRRSRRQDVKHGDPLRQCRGFNAKVEKRLRETVQFGVKGSSTFLECQPRSPQASVKWLFQRDGKRKVLNRAGDVLKTNHGILLKSLNASDAGLYHCLATENNFKHTVARVALRILDRDIVLALSAREEEEEEEPETRAAPSSLASTPFPPEIRLINQYCQSYWDQSGPKRQPQRKRTSRRHAEARERGLG